The stretch of DNA gtTCCAAACCTTCATACATTGCGTCACTGTTGTCCCCCccttcattcatttaactacatccaataaattacataaatataacaacataaaaattcttaactcctaaacacaataaacaaaaacaaaaacaaaaacaaaaaattcaaattttatcacCTTTACGTGAACTGAGAAAACGTAagtgtacgtgaactcagttcacgtatcacatacgtgaattgaattcaagtgaacatacgtgaactcagttcacgtatgacTGAGCTTCTACAAATTTTCATCCTAtacgtgaattcaattcacATGTATgctacgtgaactcagttcacgtacaccTACGTTATCTCAGTtcataatatgaattttaaaactCCATTGATGTACGCAAACTTAATTGACGTACGTTTACGTAAACCTAATTCACGTagaatcaaaattttcataatttcatCAAGTACGTAAATTCGGTTCACGTAGACGTACAtgaactaagttcacgtacGAAACCCagatttggaaaaaaaatatcagctataaaacacaacaaaatacatACCTAGTTGATTTGAATCactataatgatgaagatgttcaaaATGATTAAAGATTATTGAACATGAAATGTATCAAAATGATTGAAGAATATTGAAGAAGATTGAAGTTGGTaggtaatgaagatgaagatgatgaagatagaaAATGAGTGGTTAAGTGAATATAGAGGAAAGGGTAGTTTGGGTattttggatttaaaaaaaaattgaggggtgtggaaagaaaattgtaaattttaatggaTTGAATCTAATCTATCCATTTAAAAATATGGATGGATCCGATCCATCcaactttttttcaaaatcCAATAGTTCACATATTTCATTTACTAAAATTAAATGGACTATATTTGTTGGGTAAGTATTaaagtttaattgttttaagtttatttgtttCCTTCTCCTACACCCAATCTCATTTGGGtaaatatcaattttcaatTAAGCTCGTAAAGTTTGAAGCCCTTATTGTGATTGTGTTACTTACTTCCTTTCAGTTGGCGAGTAAATCTAAAGCAGCCACCTTCAAAAAATCTTTTGTAGCAAAAACTCTACCTATGTCCATGTCTCTTACCCAAAGTTCTCACAACACTATCCAGTATGATTAGTACAGTCACTCCACTAAAAACGTTACAATAAATATTCAGTTTAATTATggttttagttattttatttgcattaattcataaaattacttattctattttaaaattcaaaaattttgatTACTCTATCCgattttgaaactaaaaaaatgataatatgataaatttaattttaattacagttttaatcGTTCTATTTTTATCgattcacaaaataaatatttctatttcaaaatttgataattttagtcAATCATTctaatttataactaaaaaattataatgtgacaaattaataaaatagagaaacgAACATGTGACAATATTGCCTCCTTTCGTATGGTTCTTGTGTATTTagaaatgtaatattttttttataatacttttcatttttattattctttattcttctaattttattaatttctttctcataatattaataaagaaTAATTTCTTAAAGTAACTCATAATTTCTCTTTtacatacaaaattaattaaattgtttaatttgtatcaAATTGCAAATGCATTGACCCGAATACATCTAGAACCACAATCAACATCATGCTTTTGGAACAATTTAATTTGGACCCCACATCATGAACTATTCTAGTTGTGATTGTTTGTGAAATCAGAAATGTCAATTCAAAATCTATGCTAgagttataaaatatcaaatttttaacatTTACCCATAATACCAAATGAGgaaagtatatatatatgagtaGAAAAACATTTTCACAATTTAGAAGAGACTATTGCTTTTTGACTCCACCAACCCTTCTAGCTAGTTAATTTGTTGACAACTAAAAATGGCATAAAAGTTTGGTTCAGAACAATAAGTAATAATACAacagaaattaattaattaattaattaattaggacCTATTAATTGGACTTTCCTCTTAACTCCTTTTTTTcattctttccttttttttcccCCCACATTTTCCAATTAACCTCTTCTTGTTTTCCTATTTTAGGACTTTTGGAAGAGGCTTTCCTGCAAGGAATGATTTGAATAATTGAAGGGCAGCTCTAGGCTTGAACAGTGGGACTTCATGACCTGCCCCTCTCACTGTTGCAAATGTTAGCCCTTCATACACCTCTGTCCATCCTCCAACCTACAcacaaaaaacaaacaattCCTTTAATGTGTGTATATGTAAAAATTCAATTGAATTCATTTGTATACTTTTAAGATGTAAAATAAATGTTCCATTTATATAATTTAGGTTTAACTCTAAGCTACTAGCTCAACTTGGTGGTAAATGTTTGATATTGtaacattaaattataatagTTTAAAGATGAACAATTTGGTATCTTAaacttttgttgaaaaaaataccaaatatttaatcattcaatgtaatataaattttttttatattttattattttgcatattagataattatttatttaatcaattatatattaaatttttattttttaatataccgTGATGAGTTGAACTATtctattaaattcaataaaaaatttattgtttaactATTTAATCGTTGTTTCATTATCTCATAacacatttaataattattctttatatatagatatggtagaatttttatttatgatatttgattaattttttaaaatacaatattatattgattttatCTTTGGATACCGAAACCCAACAAAACTTAAAGGTCATAAAGAATTTACCTTCAATTCATATACAATCAtataataatcattaatataagtttaattaataataattttgtctgtctgaagaaaaaaaatcatttatataaaatgttCACTTAAATCCACATCAAGTGCTACACTTTTTTTTCCGACAAAGTGATACATTGTCTATTAAATCTACTAATTAATTATCCTTAAATCTTAATACATCTATTAAATCCAACTAAATATTATATAGTTCGTTGGaaatttttaatgataattatatcatctcatttataaaaaaaaaatctattgatTGAAtactttttgataaaatattttaattttactagaaaaataaaattaacgatgaaaaaagaaatttctttttaattttctctTCCATAAATTTAgtatcaaattgaaaaaaaatcaatttttttctcactaaattttcttcactaatttgtttttttgaggATACGGTAGGTAGAGGATGAGCAATATTAAATTGCACTCACCTGATTTTTGACATACCAAGGATACCATGGTATTTTAGTTGCCAACTTAAGTTGTGCAAGGGCATATCTTGTTGCTGTAACTGGAACCACTGAGTCTACATCCCCACTGAATTAACACAAGTGccaaacataattaattaaataatatgaaaatatgaatttcatcaTATACACTACTAACTAGTAACTAAAACAATACTTGACTAGCTAGTTACTACCAtcttctttatcatttttcacaTTAGAAAAAATGAATTTCTTACAAAAATTAGAGATAGTTATGTTTGGTAAGTTAAAAATAGCAGATTAATGACACAATAGATAATAACAAATGAGTTTAAAACGAAAACGTGATAAGCTAGCTAATTGTAGATAGCAGATAAATTATCAAGTTGAATTTGAAGTATTCGATAAAATTAACAGTTGAATTAATTAACAAGTATAAAATGACATGAAATGatattattagttaattttacattttttcaattaatataatgaaagtaaatataagacaaaatattaaattttataaatttaaacgccatttaaaataacatataaaaaatccTATAAACTTGTGAAATATAAACTTAAGCTCGTGagaaaatgattattattaaacaaatatcTTTTGGTCATACGAACATACGATGTAAGCCGTAAGATTcaacataaaaaatgaaataaatctCAAACTTGTTTAACTCTTACACTAAGAAACAGAGTTTGCGACATAATTAGAAACatagtttatatttttcattttttattttgccccattaattttattttttctagtaGATACTAAAGATACAAAAGAGGAAATTACATAAGCATTTGAAAACCAACCTGAACACCCAAACTCTGACTCCATGAGCTATCAACTCTCTATAAATTGGAAGAACAGATACATCTGTATCATTCCAATTTCTATTCAAAACTTCACTGCATCAAATGAAAAGcaacttaattaattatcaaccaatctttaatttgttaaataaattaccACTCTATATATAATAACCTAAACTTTGTGACATTAAAAGCTCACCTGCAAGCAGTCCACTTATAAGAAATGCCTGTTGTGTTAGCATGAAGTGCTTTTTGAACATCTGGCCTATTGTAGTAAACCTCTGCATACTTTTCCGTACATGGATCATAACCAGCCAATTTCTTAAAAGCCTAATTAagaattaaacaaaatttatttccaTGAGACAAATTAATCTATACAATAAGACCactttattcaaaattaatgtGGCATATATTACTTATGCTTTGATAATACGAGTACTCAATTCATCTCATATTAAATAGTACTATAGTTTAAGATTTAAGAGATTCATTCATTACATCTATTTTGAAGGTAAAATGTATATTTGACTAAAATTTACTTATTGTATTGCACGACTAATCTGaagtaaaatataagtaaaaatagtatttaaaaagttggtgtatttagttaaaaattaagacataaattttttagatatttttttgtttatatttcattcaagAGTAATAGtaactaatattaatataagATAGATAAGATACAAATGAATAATGATAAGATGAGTAGTGTGAACAATAGTCTCTTTGTCATCCTATTTTCAACATTCACTCTCTTAATGGGTGAAATATCTAATGGGTCCcaccattttaaaaatagtttccaCATATAGTAGTGGGACTAACATGCATTTCACTCAATAAGACACTTAGTGTTGAAAAGAGAGTGACGAAAAGAGTGTTTCTATCTCGACTCATGATATTATTTCTTAGACTTAGATTCCCTGCAATAGTAATATCTAGCAGTTATACATAATAATCAATATCAATTGTTGATTTATGATCAGATGCTTTACATTAAATATTCACTAAAACGATTACGAAAATTAATTAGAAACGTCAAAAGGTTAAACTGAGAATCTATTTCAAATATCTTTAATTGTTTTAGCATTTTTATACTCTTTGCATTGCAAAATGAGAAtctttgagaaaattaattaataataaaactaataatccTTAAACTAAGAGTACTATCAGGTTAGTTATTGAGTGAACTAATTCAAATTCCGAGAATTAATgagtttttaaattcaaattaaaaaaactaacatatgagatagagaaataaaaaaacatatgaaAGAGAAGACAAAATATGAGAAAGAGAAATTACCAAATTGGGCAGGTGGGGCAAGCGAATGGCGTGGCGAGTACTGGACAAACTACCATCAGAATTGTTACATGGAGGAGCATAGATATTGTACTGATCAATGTTACCAAATTCTTGATCCATGGCATAACTATATAGAGACTCACATTCATCGGATTCCTTTTGATGATGAAAATCACAAGTGCTAATGAGTTGTCTATATGTTTGATCGGAGATCATAGCATGGCTCCACCAGTACGTCACTGTGCCCAAATTATCATAATAGTTGTCCGTCACTGCATTCCCAACCTACATTTACCATAAGCTACGTCACCATCATGGTAGTATATATATGAGTTTACTTTTGATAAATACACCAAAAATTATGTCATGTTCTACTTTAGGAGGAGCCAAAATAAATTCTAGATATGTAATattgatttttgacatatttgagttatatcataatacaaataattttgtctcaaaaattaattatcatttaatgttataatttgtgatatttgaaatcaaacgtgaattttataataaaatttaggctaaatatcatctgtggtcccttaacttaatttcagttacaGTTTAGTCCTTTATCCCTAACAAcgtcaaataaagtatgaaaatatgagtttaatttatttgaagatttgcgttacaaatttgatgaaatttgtgtTATATTGagtttattttgaataatttttgtaaaaaaaaaaaagataatatttttgacattttaaaacataaaatatctaattgtcacttaaaattaaaataaaagaccaaatcataaagaaaaaaaaagataaaggagtaaaacgttaactgaaattaagttaaggaacaaCGGGTGGTATTGAgtctaaaatttattattcaaacttaattttacttaaatatatttaaacaaaaatcattttaaatagaGTGTATATATTTACCATTATTCCCTTGAGATTGATGAGTTGCTTGGCTTTTATGTTGTAGGTCATGATTTCTTTAGCTAATTGAGGGACATAATGTCCTGCGTAGCTCTCTCCTGTAATATAAAGTTCCCGATTCTTATAACGTGGGAATCTATCTAGCCACTGGATTATAAATTCAAGAGAGTCCTTCGCTGAACAACacataaacaaattattaataCATACCATTAGAAAACTAACTTTATGGACTTGTATatgcaaaaataaataagtggTTAATCAGTTTTAATCATAAACAAATTAgtttagaaaaatttaaattctaactGAAATAATCTTCAATTCAATTTTAGTTATCTCATAGTCGGAACTCCCAATTACCAGAATCTATTTCTCTTAAAAATTGTTGTGTtgagagaaaaaatatgaaaagatgaaattgaagacATTTTTACTTTTGCttgtagtattttatttatttttattccgTATATTTGAACAAAATTGTTGTTTTAGTTGTCAACATGAACTAAAAACACAGTtagtttttatgtattttagggagaccaaaatgaataaattttttagaaagacTAAAGTAGAACGGTGGTTGAGTCAATAAAGTTAGAATATATAgatgtaataattaaattaatttttttcttcagaagtggtaaaaatcattataaataatttacataACGGTgaagtttcatatttaaatccaaaacaaaatatttaatttaataatatcgatattttttaattgaattatatttaaggACCTAACAATTAACCATTAATTGGCATAATAGTTTACactttcaaaaacaaattaagcTCATGTGAGTTGAATTAATCATAAAAACTCCCTAATCCATCTAGATAATActacataaaataatatatcacaTCATTTAAATTATCTCAAATCTCGTCATTTTATCTGAAAAGATTTGATCGGGCACCAAAATTGTCATACACGTAGCAGAAGTTTcaattatgatatttttgtaCCTATGCGAGTGCTACAAGTACAATATGTGTGGCTAGTGTGCACTTACAGCCAGTGCTGGTATGGTCACTACATAAATTATTATGTGAAGAACTTAGGACCACCAAAGCATTGGTCCATCTTTGTCACTTTTCAATATATTGGCAATTAAGTTTAGGAAATTAGGACTCACATCAACTAATAATCATAATAGTGTTAGAAGTAGTTATTAAAATTAGTGAACGTAGTCAATTGATGTTGATTTAGATTAGGTGAAA from Cicer arietinum cultivar CDC Frontier isolate Library 1 chromosome 3, Cicar.CDCFrontier_v2.0, whole genome shotgun sequence encodes:
- the LOC101503453 gene encoding serine carboxypeptidase-like 25 — protein: MEQRKIFVHVVIFLVMFLLREINYKNVEAKVEEEEHDRIFELPGQPKVLFQQFSGYVTVDHVAGRALFYWLTEASQNPLNKPLVIWLNGGPGCSSVAYGASEEIGPFRLNKTASGLYINKFAWNTVANLLFLEAPAGVGFSYTNXXXDLLDTGDRRTAKDSLEFIIQWLDRFPRYKNRELYITGESYAGHYVPQLAKEIMTYNIKAKQLINLKGIMVGNAVTDNYYDNLGTVTYWWSHAMISDQTYRQLISTCDFHHQKESDECESLYSYAMDQEFGNIDQYNIYAPPCNNSDGSLSSTRHAIRLPHLPNLAFKKLAGYDPCTEKYAEVYYNRPDVQKALHANTTGISYKWTACSEVLNRNWNDTDVSVLPIYRELIAHGVRVWVFSGDVDSVVPVTATRYALAQLKLATKIPWYPWYVKNQVGGWTEVYEGLTFATVRGAGHEVPLFKPRAALQLFKSFLAGKPLPKVLK